The Salminus brasiliensis chromosome 4, fSalBra1.hap2, whole genome shotgun sequence nucleotide sequence gagAACATcctcaagagaacatccagttcatcaacgaaactgcccaaaggaccaggaggacgatagagaacaatgatgtgaagtctagtgggagaagggacagtaacagcatggtattcaaaagaggaaatgtgaagattagaaaaagagagcggggtgaagcgccacagaggagagagaaatgccgccgcccctgccagtccttcgtggagagtgggaaaaggcaaaggcaggtgacaaggcagctggagttgcagagttgtccggggtgatccacgtttcagtcagtgccaggaagtttagagaccgagcagaagcaaaagctgaaatgaaatctgccttctgtactgcagactggcaattccagagtcccccagtcaccatcacattggtattagaacaaggtgggtaaatgaggttaGCGGAATTGCAGCGTCTGCATCGGTGTCTGCACCTCCGGCTGCTGTCAGAAGTGTGGACAGGAATTGCAAAGCACATCTTCAAGTACAACAGATTAGAGTTACGTAAAAATGTTTTGCAGCTGATATTCTAGTGAGGAGTCATAATGTCTAACaaacacctaatttatcaagattggaggcacttggctcctcctctgcaattcacacttctagctggcctgaaactacacctgaatcagcacctcaatcaactagtgagcaccaagcttctatgttaaccttaagacaaggcagaatctagttagaagtatatttaaaaaccagcctaccttacaagctaaagatgaccccaagtaaaaagcaagcacactgttTTTCACTGGATTAACATacataataatgaaaataatctcTTAATGAGTTAACTGACAATAACTCACTTGATGATCGTGGGGTGCATTATTTgggttttgattggctgttttaGGAAACTTGTTTTTCTATCAACTGTTGCAGCTGAGCTTGCAGGACTGAGTGCAGTTTCGTTTCAGCAACTATTAAAGTTTCACTGTGTGACgccaaacataaataaaaacaaggtGCCATTAGTTGTTTTGTAAAATTTCCAgtgcagaaaagaaaaagagagaatttTGAGTTGTCTCACAAATTGTGAATGAAggatgttgtttttaatgtgtttctCACATGAGATACAACTGGAGATGTTTGCACAAGCCTGCATTATCCATTTGCTGATTGTATAGCTCTAGCTTGTCATGTCAAGAGACATTTGCCCAGTCTAATAGGTATTTGAGGACACACGTTTAAGGATCAGAGTTTGTTTGCCAAAAGGCTGCCGGTAGACCTTGCACGCCTTTCGTCTGCTGTGGAGGCTCCCTAGAATGTGAGGCACTTGAGCTTTAGCTTACGGAATTGCTTTTTTGATTGCGCTTTGTTGTTAGCCTCACTCTCATGTGCTTGCTATGAGTTCTTGCTGTTATTCATGGCAATTGTAGACCTGCTCATGGTGATTGAATGTTATTGGAATACCCAGAGAAAATTAGTTGCATAATATTTGACAATATTTgattatgttgttgttgttgttgttgttgttgttgttgttgctgctgctgctgctgctgcttctttttctttgcaCCCTTTTTTAAAGAAATCTGTTTTGCAACCTGTCAGGTGCCACGTTTTCACAGACTTAATAAAAGGAGGAAACTTACTGACTTATAAAGTCGGGATGTTACACTGTCACAGATTGTCAGTGTTGAAGAAgacatatttgtttgtttgtttctgtgaaaaaaaatgcagattaaaaatattttttgtgtaTTCCCATGTGGTAAAATAATTTACTAATCAATGTACTAAACCATGGTTCAAATGATTCTATTTAATTGTTAAAATGTGAACAAATCCATTCAGAATTATTTGGTGAGAAATGTTTAGTTGTAGAGACAATGATCAACTTCAATAGGAACTAGGAGATTTGATGGTAAGCAGAGGTTTTGATGTCTATTCAAGTGACTGATAACttgtgtacatacacacactccctcatgtgctgccacaacaggtTTATACGTTAACATTTATATACGTTTTATTTAAcgtttatacatttttataacatttatacgtcatttcagaataaaatatattaataaataaaaaagtcgcttaaagtcattttaatgttatagGTGATCTCTGTATAATGTATAACAGGTAATTCAGGTATTAAGACAAACCAGTggtaataataactataataaaatgaataataaaagtgAGTGTTAACACTATGGATCTCTTGTTCCAATGCCTGTCTTGAGGTCAGAATGATTAGTGTCACATCTTTGAGTTGAAGTGctctaaaacatctaaaaaaagcGCTTATGAAACGCATATTGTCAACAATGGACATATTTACTCAGCGAGAAATGAACCCTCCGGAGCCGTGACGTAATGTCTAGTTAACAGCGCTGTTGTTGTGAAAGAGCGAGCGGAGCTGTCCATTTTCTCAGGTGCTGACCGTACGAGCGCCGGCTTGTGGAGCAAGCGCTATGAGGGTCCTGAAAGCCACATTTGTCATTGGTGAGTACCACTTTAAAGAGCCGAGTACTAACTAAATAACGTCTAGAAATGCTGTTAGCATTGTTCCAGAGAAACCAGTTACATCGTTTCTGGAAAGAGTTGACTGTGTTACACTGattctgttacacacacacacacacacacacacacacacacacacacacacacacacacattaagaaATTCTGAAACTTGATTATTAGGTGTAATTATTTAAGTGAAAGCATGAATAATAAATGTCCCAATATGCCAcaccttttcttttcctttttttgtgacCAAATAGCCCTAAACCTAATGTGACTGAtcttataaaaatgtaataaaaaactAATTCTTATATTTCATCAAATAGAAATTGCTCATCATTAATCtatcaatatttattttacatgcaAGAAAAGGCAGGAGAGTAACATAATCTTTCCTGACTTTCAAAATGCAGCAGCAATCACTTTTTTGTCTCCTTCATCTCTGCTTTGGTCTTTATTGAAGAAGTCTTTATTGAAAATTAAAGTGATGCTTTGTAGAAATGACACAATATCACTTTTTCAGTGATGAAAGTTAAACATTGATTCATTACCAATATGTATATGTTAAAAAGAGCTAAAAATAACTAAAAGCAGGCTTTCATGCTAAACTACTCAAGCACTTTCACAGAAGTGAACGTAAAAGTAAGTTAAAATAGTTAAATCTTGGTGTTGCATGTTTCTGCCTATACATGTGTTGCAGGAGCTCtataaatgaatgaaacacAGTCTGAGTAAAGTGTTTCAATTCTTTCTCCAAGCTGACATTTGTACAGACAAAGGATTGGGGTACTGCACAAGATGCACCTACTCAGTGCTGAACATCTGCTTATGCTAAAGGCTTTGCCTTTAGGAATTGCCCTTTTCTACTGAAGATAGTAGTATCTTCAATGCTGGAACAAGCTAAAGGAAGCAAAAAGATGTTGACTTCTTGTTGGCTGAACATAATCATTATTCTCTTGCTTCTGAGCAGCTGCTTTTCCTATTTTCACTAGCCTGGGGATAGATTAATAGAGCTTTAGATCTGCCATCTTGCAAACTAAACCTAAAACACAATGTTTTTGTCCTAAAACCAGTTATAGTGGTTATGGACAATATTCAGTCTTATGTCAACACAGACATTCGGGCATCCTTGGCCAAATAATTTAATGTCTTAAatgagaagtagtaaacacagcctcaaTTTTTTCAGCAATGTACAGTAACTGTTGCTCTGTATTTCATAACATAAgaataataaaatcattaagGGGGCATGTGAAAACATTTGGGCAACCTTAGCACCACAAAGGCTCTAAATGATTGTAGGGCTTCTACAGTGCAGACTACTATTAAGAAATCTTGGGCCACAATTAACAAAGGTACATTtggagaaagagaaaattactttttccacacctccaaagctGGAGCCTTTTCTGCTTCTCAATCCTAAACACAATCATTGAAAACACCAACAGTATTAGCAGTTTGATTTGCAAATGTTCTGTTTCCTTATTCTAAGTAAGAGCTTCTTGACCAGCTACACATACTTTTAGACCCACAGCTTTGAGTTGTCTTCTCATTagagaaggatggacagaaataCTTGTGGATGTTTTTAGATCTAAAGTACGAATGGAGCCTCATTTTCTTCTCCCTTTCAAAAATGCAAGCTTTAAGTTTGTCCCATTTTCTCTGAAtctgaataatttattttacattccTTTGACTTTCCACTTTCTTATGGAAGTGGATTATCATATATCTAATCCCTTCAGAAATATATTGACAATGAATAACCTGAATTTAATGGCTGTTTAGATTGGAAATTAAATTATTGAAGGTTATTGAATGTGACTGCtcttgttctgtgtgtgtgtgtgtgtgtgtgtgtgtgtgtgtgtgtgtgtgtatgtgttctttttttagGGATGTATTTGGCCTGGCCGGCAGTTTGCAGCAGGATATCATTAGACTGTTTGTCGTTTATGCGACCATGTATTTCCCCAGTGATCTGCAAAAGTGAGCTTCTTAGAAATATCTGTAACTCTGAAGGTACAAACTTGTTGCTTTATAATCTGTGTTTAGGTGGGTTCATAGAGAGCAATCCTCTTATTTCAGACTTCTGCCATCATTTCAaatgtttaatatatttattgcaATAACATGTTCGAAGAGATGTCTCTGTGCAATAAGATAACCCAATTTAATGGCAATAGCTTACAGCAACTTCTAAGCAACCACTGACCTCTCATGTCATTGTCCAGGTTGGGAGTACACAGAGAGAAAGTTGTTTTTGGTTGCTAtgtgaatattattattttttaaatcagtcCAATGCCTGTGTCTTATGTTAACAAAAAAGGACCAATACTGTTCGACCTAAAATGGCTAAAAATGGACTAGGCAGGACTAGATTTTGTACTGTTATTGTGCCTCCCTGGCTGTCCAggtacactatattgccaaaagtattcagtcacctgccttcacacacatatgaacttgagtgacatcccattcttaattcATAGGCTTTTATATGATGTCAGGCCACCCTTCACAGCTATAACAGCCTCAGCTCTTCTGGAAAgactttccacaaggtttagaagagtgtttatgggaatttttgaccattcttccagaagcactATTGTtagatcagacactgatgttgaacgagaaggcctggctcacaGTCTTCACTCTAATTCATCTCAAAGGTGTTCTATCGGTGTTctattgaggtcaggactctgtgcaggccagtcaagttcttctaaaCCAAACTcactcatccatgtctttatgggcCTTGCTTTCTGCACTGGTGctcagtcatgttggaacagaagATGGCCATCCCCTTTGTTttgattataaataaaaaaggtacTGATTGGTTCAGGAATCAGTATTTAAATCAAGGTATTAGTACTGGATTCTATCCAAAGTAATTAAATTAATGtacaaataattataatagtacATTTGATCACAGATATATAAAAATGCATATAAAACATATGCCAAAATGAATTCTTTGGATGGAAAACATGGAATAACTATGTTCCCTAAAGAACTGTTTAGTAGATGATGCTTTAAGGAACCattttcaatgtaaatgtagatagaGAAATGtaatagaaccctttttaagatTTAAAGAATGGTGGATTATAAGATAATTTTTTAAAGAGTTTGTGAAAGCTTACTGCACTGATCATTGTAACTCTCATCAGTAAAACCCGCTTcactgctttttctttttcatcagATAGCAGCTGTCAGATGCAAAGCTCTGAGCACTGTAATGCAACTATCCAGGCAATACTAGTCCACTCACCTTTGTGGAGCAAGTGTATGTGCCCTGATGATGACTCATGCAGTACTCTACAGCTGCTGGGATCTTTGTGCCCATCATACTCAGGTACAGTATACAGCAATTCATTTTTCAGACAGTGCACAATGGAATAAATGTTAATTGAAGCCTGTGATTTTTTTCAGCAGGTTCTAGCATGGATACCTTAAATGAAAGTGACAAGTTAAGTGTGGCAACCCAGCAGACAAGCAGAAAAGCTAGTGGTGCGCATTTTTAATCACTGTTTTCAgtaatataaaacaataaaagtagaaaataaataaatatatgtattaaaagaTTTGCAAAAAGCAAATGGTATTTATAAGACTGTCTAATGGTGTTAGCTAACTAGACGTTTACATAAATGGACCAAAATCAATAATGCTCTTAATATTAAAGTCTACATCaagttaatataaaatattaagaaaTTGACTTAACTCTGTTGCAATATGCAGGCTTTTGTTGTTGTCTGAGTGAAACTTGTGTTTAAGAGAGTGTTAGAAGCTAGCTAACTTGCTTTATTTTCATAGTGCGTGTTATTTCTTTGCATTCTGTCAAAACATACCACGTTATCAAGAGAAACCTATTCTATGTTATAAAGATATCAGGAACAAATTTGGaattacatattatattatttaataacatcTCATTATTCTCAGAATACTATACTCCAATACTATACTCCATAATGAATTGTTGTCAGATATTGCAATAGTTAAATTTTAAGTTACTTTATAAAAGTATAGTAGTGTTATCAGGTTTGGGAGTTATACTGTACATATTGTAAATCTCTGTAGATATTGTAGAACACATTACATTGCATTTGCATTACTTATTACAGAAGCATGATTCTTTGTTTTCCAGTGCATGATAATAAGCAAGAGTGGAAGGCACAGTGGAAAGAAAGCAGACTTTTAGCATATGGTAAGACATGCTCACGGTAAGCTCAAGGTTTATTGCAAATATCTGACAGGACTGCCTTTTgataatcccccccccccccccccccccaaaattcAGAGTCTGGCCCAAACTTGTCATGTCTTCAGGTGATGACTAGGTGCATTGAGGATGAAGTCTGCAACAGGCAGCTTGTGCCTTTTGTTCAGTCTTGCACTGAGCCTTACTGTGTAGACAGTCACTGCAGGTTAGCCACGAGACGCTTCTTCTTTGGTCTGCCCCAGATTGTGGCTGAGATGCTGATTTTCTGCCAGTGTGAGCAAATGGACCAGGACTGCCAAGACATTCGAAACATCTTGCAATCTAACTCCTGCTCAGTGGATCAAATGCCGTGGAACTGTCTGGAGATGTTAGACAACTGCTCTACAGATAAGCTCTGCAGGTTTGGATATTGTGTATCTATACTGTAGACAAATAGATGGATTAATGGATTGCTTTATGAATGGATAAACAAAGGGAAATAttaacagacaaacagagacaggtaaacagatggatggattgatggatggatggatggatggatggatggatggatggacggatggatggatggatagatagataataaaACAGATTTGTTAGTAAAGCTTTTTGCAATGAactaatcaaacaagaacaatttaagtAGCTCCCTCATAATATTAAGTTGCACAT carries:
- the gfral gene encoding GDNF family receptor alpha-like yields the protein MRVLKATFVIGMYLAWPAVCSRISLDCLSFMRPCISPVICKSELLRNICNSEDSSCQMQSSEHCNATIQAILVHSPLWSKCMCPDDDSCSTLQLLGSLCPSYSDSHCRLATRRFFFGLPQIVAEMLIFCQCEQMDQDCQDIRNILQSNSCSVDQMPWNCLEMLDNCSTDKLCRKTFEGFLSKCFGPEDAPFSGYSTREPLHLIDFDFFLSGDTECRKAFVATMGTELQSTCTCHGLHHDNFYRCNMLQQAVQNKTHFRTMRNVSTQSHVYKPEQSRVWFNDQPWYFLVYVFMVVGILIVVAIVLHKLRRMHSLSKKQGYSLPEDSTKSLHL